The proteins below are encoded in one region of Helianthus annuus cultivar XRQ/B chromosome 2, HanXRQr2.0-SUNRISE, whole genome shotgun sequence:
- the LOC110921652 gene encoding vacuolar protein sorting-associated protein 32 homolog 2, which translates to MFSRMFGKPKPEATTVTTLDKLNETLEMLEKKEKVLLKKAAAEVEKAKEFTRAKNKRAAIQCLKRKRLYEQQVEQLGNFQLRIHDQMIMLEGAKATTETVDALRTGAKAMKAMQKAVNIDDVDKTMDEINEQTENMKQIQEALSAPIGAAADFDEDELEAELEELEGAELEEQLLQPATTAPAAPVYVPAGRQQTRPAPRQNTAEEDELAALQAEMAL; encoded by the exons ATGTTTTCGCGAATGTTTGGCAAACCTAAGCCAGAAGCTACAACTGTAACAACCCTAGACAAACTAAATGAG ACACTTGAAATGCTAGAGAAGAAAGAAAAGGTACTTTTGAAGAAAGCTGCTGCTGAGGTTGAAAAGGCGAAGGAATTCACTAGAGCAAAAAATAAACGGG CGGCAATACAATGTTTAAAGCGAAAGCGACTTTATGAACAGCAAGTTGAACAGCTTGGCAATTTCCAATTGCGTATTCACGATCAG ATGATAATGCTTGAAGGTGCAAAAGCTACTACGGAGACTGTGGATGCCTTGAGAACTGGAGCTAAAGCAATGAAGGCAATGCAAAAGGCGGT GAATATCGATGATGTTGACAAGACAATGGATGAGATAAATGAGCAAACAGAAAACATGAAACAAATTCAGGAAGCATTATCAGCACCTATTGGTGCTGCAGCTGATTTTGATGAG GATGAGTTGGAGGCTGAACTTGAAGAGTTAGAGGGAGCTGAGTTGGAGGAACAGCTTCTACAGCCTGCAACAACTGCACCTGCAGCACCAGTGTATGTGCCAGCCGGAAGACAACAAACACGTCCAGCTCCCCGCCAGAACACAGCTGAGGAAGATGAACTTGCTGCATTGCAGGCCGAAATGGCACTTTAA